Proteins encoded together in one Drosophila albomicans strain 15112-1751.03 chromosome 2R, ASM965048v2, whole genome shotgun sequence window:
- the LOC117574421 gene encoding protein toll-like, producing MFIILYFLYFRCKIFLLMWLYENGYCLRWISRPEPGENLLMKHDAFLAFCHVDLKYAEEFVEALENGPKKYNVCYYNRDWLLGESIPECILTSIEDSKRTIILMTQDFINSSWGRFEFRSAIKATSEDKHKRLIVILYPDVNVDALDSEFRSYLKYNTYLNRDDPHFWRKLKFAMPYNHIRNELTDSET from the coding sequence ATGTTTATCATCTTATATTTCCTTTATTTCCgctgcaaaatatttcttttaatgtgGCTATATGAAAATGGATATTGTCTTCGATGGATTTCCCGCCCGGAACCTGGAGAAAATCTTCTTATGAAACACGATGCATTTCTAGCGTTTTGTCATGTGgatttaaaatatgctgaGGAATTCGTTGAGGCACTGGAGAACGGACCAAAGAAATATAATGTGTGTTATTACAATCGTGATTGGTTGCTAGGTGAATCGATTCCCGAATGTATATTGACCTCGATTGAAGATTCCAAGAGAACCATTATATTGATGACGCAAGACTTTATCAACTCGTCGTGGGGTCGCTTTGAGTTTCGTTCTGCGATTAAAGCCACTTCGGAAGACAAACACAAGAGACTAATTGTAATATTGTATCCAGATGTAAATGTTGATGCACTAGACTCTGAATTTAGGTCTTACTTAAAGTACAACACTTATTTGAATCGAGATGATCCGCATTTTTGGAGGAAGCTAAAGTTTGCTATGCCTTATAATCATATCAGGAATGAATTGACAGATTCAGAGACTTGA
- the LOC127565939 gene encoding protein toll-like, which translates to MRFDISCNHYYVKIPVLPIPIIGNTMLKFNNNNITILPNNTVDGYAEARELHLLNNQLQNLTVDQLPTNLTYLDLRNNRLEKLDEQVLEFLWNRSSSLSIKLSGNPWICDCNAKNLIEFVLKYPKIEDRDGIECSDPDIGHMLSIGYDICDPYANYVKGIIIIGQNILMWLYENGYCLWWISRSEPEESLLTKHDAFLAFCHVDLKYAEEFVEALENGAKKYKVCYYNRDWLPGESIPECILSSIEESKRTIILLTQDFINSSWGRFEFRSAIKANSLHNKKRLIVILYPNVDINNLDSDLKSYLKYNTYLNRDDSQFWRKLMFAMPHNQMLRNVSEDAL; encoded by the exons ATGCGCTTTGATATTTCATGTAATCACTATTATGTTAAGATTCCCGTGTTGCCGATTCCAATTATTGGCAACACGAtgcttaaatttaataacaacaacattacaATATTGCCAAACAACACTGTTGATGGCTACGCCGAAGCGCGGGAATTGCATTTGCTTAATAATCAACTCCAAAACTTAACTGTTGATCAATTGCCAACAAATTTGACATATTTAGACTTGCGCAACAATCGTCTAGAAAAACTTGATGAACAAGTTCTGGAATTTCTTTGGAATCGATCAAGCAGTTTAAGCATTAAGCTATCAGGCAATCCATGGATCTGCGACTGCAACGCCAAGAATCTTATAGAATTTGTTTTGAAGTATCCCAAGATCGAGGATCGAGATGGTATCGAGTGCAGTGATCCCGATATTGGACACATGTTAAGCATTGGATATGATATTTGCGATCCATATGCTAATTATGTCAAAGGAATTATCATAATTGGA CAAAACATCTTAATGTGGCTATATGAAAATGGATATTGTCTTTGGTGGATTTCCCGCTCGGAACCTGAAGAAAGTCTTCTTACGAAACACGATGCATTTCTAGCGTTTTGTCATGTGgatttaaaatatgctgaGGAATTCGTTGAGGCACTGGAGAACGGAGCCAAGAAATATAAAGTATGTTATTACAATCGTGATTGGTTGCCAGGTGAATCGATTCCCGAATGCATATTGAGCTCTATCGAAGAATCCAAGAGAACCATTATATTGTTGACGCAAGACTTTATCAACTCGTCGTGGGGTCGCTTTGAGTTTCGTTCTGCGATTAAAGCCAATTCGCTTCATAATAAGAAACGACTTATCGTGATATTATATCCGAATGTGGATATTAATAACCTAGACTCGGATTTGAAGTCTTATTTGAAGTACAACACTTATTTGAATCGAGATGATTCCCAATTTTGGAGAAAGCTAATGTTTGCGATGCCTCACAACCAAATGCTAAGGAATGTTTCAGAAGATGCCTTGTAG
- the LOC117574965 gene encoding germ cell nuclear acidic protein: protein MSNLLNMDKSNGNGVYATGSCHTDNAAATTALTTTTTSTSTANNINIMNGAAAVAAAAAAATLPTSASSEDLSQSLSEYTDADESISAPTEFLAEFLSAVMLKDYKKALKYCKLILQYEPNNGTAKEFYPLILDKLRVAASSDSDENYNKSSSPELALDLEQPCEDSVSSHSSSRNNCSDEDNDDEANDDDEEDDDDNDDDDDDVDVDEDDDVDIEDDDDIDVVDVEEEESSSGDDYELPIDEQQDVAAVQDGLAAHASHSHSHSHNDSGSSRNSSSGGGGGRSDNTTHSYSSLLLEEEDDIVPVNLQFGNKDASATDLDISNGNKVISASCSDSESPTEPLTQRLAAILRSKCGVSSRKVGDDNEPY, encoded by the exons ATGTCGAAT TTGCTGAACATGGACAAATCAAATGGGAATGGCGTCTATGCCACAGGCAGTTGCCACACGGATaatgcagctgccacaacagcactaacaacaacaacaaccagcacATCAACAGcgaataatataaacattatgAATGGCGCCGCAgccgttgcagctgctgcagcagccgccacGTTACCCACATCCGCCTCCAGCGAGGATCTCAGTCAGAGCCTGTCCGAGTACACAGATGCCGATGAGAGCATATCAGCGCCGACAGAATTTCTCGCCGAG TTTCTGTCGGCCGTCATGCTCAAGGACTACAAGAAGGCTTTGAAATACTGCAAATTGA TTTTGCAATACGAGCCGAACAATGGCACGGCCAAAGAGTTCTATCCCCTCATCTTGGACAAGCTGCGCG tggCCGCATCAAGTGACAGCGACGAGAACTACAATAAATCATCATCACCTGAGCTGGCTTTGGATCTGGAGCAACCCTGCGAGGATAGCGttagcagccacagcagcagtcgcaacaATTGCTCCGATGAGGACAACGATGATGAAGCTAATGACGACGATGAGGAGGATGACGacgacaatgatgatgatgacgatgatgttgatgttgatgaggACGATGACGTGGACATtgaggatgacgatgacatCGATGTGGTCGacgtggaggaggaggagagcaGCAGTGGCGATGATTACGAGCTGCCCATAGACGAGCAACAAGATGTCGCTGCAGTCCAAGATGGCCTGGCAGCTCATGCATCACATTCCCACTCACACTCCCACAATGATTCCGGCTCATCACGCAACTCATCgagtggcggcggcggtgggcGGAGCGACAATACAACGCACTCGTATTCCAGTCTGCTgctggaggaggaggacgacATTGTGCCAGTGAATTTGCAATTTGGCAACAAGGATGCAAGTGCAACAGACCTGGACATCAGTAATG GCAACAAAGTGATCTCCGCTTCCTGCAGCGATTCAGAGTCACCCACAGAGCCGCTGACACAAAGATTGGCAGCCATTCTGCGCTCCAAGTGCGGCGTCTCTTCCCGCAAAGTTGGCGATGATAACGAGCCCTACTGA
- the LOC117574911 gene encoding activin receptor type-2B: MSNNDFVLYLVAQLILACNLLQLTAGAILPDGHNINCEHYDEKECNTNGVCTTTIEHCQVEPDKFPSCYALWTFDEKTGIKKIKMKGCFTEMHECNKTECVTNNEPRQGNIHFCCCKGTLCNANQRWIPTTTEATTQVPKEKTQDSNNMLYYVIGASVFAVLVVFLMVTLIFYRRRKQAHFNEIPTHEAEITNSSPLLSNRPIQLLEQKASGRFGDVWQAKLHGQDVAVKIFRMQEKESWTTENDIYKLPRMRHPNILEFLGVEKHLDKPEYWLISTYQHNGSLCDYLKSHTISWTELCRIAESMANGLAHLHEEILGNKAEGLKPSIAHRDFKSKNVLLKGDLTACIADFGLAMIFQPGKPCGDTHGQVGTRRYMAPEVLEGAINFNRDAFLRIDVYACGLVLWEMVSRCEVVGPVGEFQLPFEAELGQRPTLDEVQESVVMKKLRPHLLSTWRTHPGLSIFCDTMEECWDHDAEARLSSSCVMERFAQLNKYPTTQLLIKNHTNIEDAKETTNCL, translated from the exons CCTGCAATTTGCTGCAATTGACCGCTGGCGCTATTCTGCCCGATGGCCATAACATTAATTGCGAGCATTACGATGAGAAGGAGTGCAATACGAATGGTGTTTGCACCACCACCATCGAGCATTGCCAGGTGGAGCCGGATAAATTCCCCAGCTGTTATGCATTATGGACCTTTGACGAAAAGACGG GCATCAAGAAAATCAAGATGAAGGGCTGTTTCACGGAAATGCATGAGTGCAACAAGACCGAATGCGTAACCAACAACGAGCCGCGCCAAGGAAACATacatttctgctgctgcaaggGAACGCTGTGCAATGCGAACCAGAGATGGATACCGACCACCACAGAGGCGACAACACAAG TGCCCAAGGAGAAGACGCAAGATAGCAACAACATGTTGTACTACGTCATTGGAGCATCGGTATTCGCTGTGCTGGTTGTCTTCTTAATGGTGACTCTGATCTTCTATCGACGTCGCAAGCAAGCACACTTTAATGAGATACCAACT CATGAGGCGGAAATAACAAACTCGTCGCCATTGCTGAGCAATCGTCCAATACAATTGCTGGAGCAGAAGGCAAGCGGTCGCTTTGGCGACGTGTGGCAGGCCAAGTTGCATGGCCAAGATGTTGCCGTGAAAATCTTTCGCATGCAGGAAAAGGAGTCGTGGACAACGGAGAATGATATTTACAAATTGCCGCGCATGCGACATCCCAACATCTTGGAGTTTTTGGGCGTTGAAAAGCATTTGGATAAGCCCGAATATTGGCTGATTTCCACATATCAACATAATGGCTCCCTTTGTGATTATCTCAAGTCGCATACGATTTCCTGGACAGAGCTTTGTCGCATTGCCGAGTCCATGGCCAATGGTTTGGCCCATTTGCATGAGGAGATATTGGGCAACAAGGCGGAGGGTTTGAAGCCCTCGATTGCGCATCGTGACTTTAAATCGAAGAATGTTTTGCTCAAAGGCGATTTGACGGCTTGCATAGCGGACTTTGGACTGGCCATGATTTTCCAGCCGGGCAAACCATGTGGCGACACTCATGGTCAGGTGGGCACACGTCGTTACATGGCACCAGAGGTGCTCGAGGGTGCGATTAACTTCAATCGCGATGCCTTTTTGCGTATTGATGTCTATGCTTGCGGCTTGGTATTGTGGGAAATGGTTTCACGCTGCGAAGTTGTGGGGCCTGTGGGCGAATTCCAACTACCATTTGAGGCAGAACTTGGTCAGCGTCCCACACTCGATGAGGTGCAAGAGAGCGTTGTTATGAAAAAGTTGCGTCCACATTTACTCAGCACTTGGCGCACCCATCCG GGTCTAAGCATATTTTGCGATACAATGGAGGAGTGCTGGGATCACGATGCCGAGGCGCGTCTCAGCTCTTCATGCGTCATGGAGCGCTTTGCCCAGTTGAATAAATATCCAACAACGCAGCTGCTCATCAAGAATCACACAAATATTGAGGACGCAAAAGAGACCACAAATTGCTTATAG